Proteins from a genomic interval of Uloborus diversus isolate 005 chromosome 4, Udiv.v.3.1, whole genome shotgun sequence:
- the LOC129220133 gene encoding uncharacterized protein LOC129220133 isoform X1, with product MKLPFWKVIKLHWTHLCIMRPTLISTFLVIIAFSEGVSSTSRREKSTEKPYAPPSLNDPYSPKHQHSSTHISDFTDPGTGLNPFIDLEEGDFPNGRNVMEDERRDDFDPIMDFDPVEGEATGRKWGFDYNEKPMEKPIRRPIFEVEKNDNTPIPSTSSVQVQTTTEETLTSASDEVILQEDNLTDVEQNEKESIMFSKDTVIYASVTTAAVAAIALLVGACWWKRKLKRISHTPVEMENGELKS from the coding sequence GTGCATCATGCGTCCGACGCTGATCTCCACATTCCTAGTTATAATTGCTTTCTCGGAAGGTGTCAGTTCAACATCACGTCGGGAAAAGTCAACGGAAAAGCCGTACGCACCTCCTTCACTCAACGACCCATACTCACCCAAACATCAACATTCGTCCACACACATCAGCGACTTCACAGATCCAGGCACTGGACTCAATCCCTTCATAGATCTGGAAGAAGGCGATTTTCCCAACGGCAGAAATGTGATGGAAGATGAAAGAAGGGACGATTTCGACCCCATCATGGATTTTGACCCTGTGGAAGGAGAAGCCACTGGACGCAAGTGGGGCTTCGATTACAATGAAAAACCCATGGAGAAGCCCATCCGAAGGCCAATTTTTGAAGTGGAAAAGAATGACAACACGCCAATTCCATCAACTTCATCAGTTCAGGTACAAACCACAACAGAAGAAACTCTGACCTCTGCAAGTGATGAGGTCATTTTGCAAGAAGACAATTTGACTGATGTCGAGCAAAATGAAAAAGAGTCCATAATGTTTTCGAAAGATACGGTCATTTACGCTTCAGTAACTACAGCTGCAGTGGCAGCTATAGCTCTCCTAGTAGGAGCCTGTTGgtggaaaagaaaattgaaaagaatttcCCACACTCCAGTCGAAATGGAAAATGGTGAGCTTAAAAGTTAG
- the LOC129220133 gene encoding uncharacterized protein LOC129220133 isoform X2, with translation MRPTLISTFLVIIAFSEGVSSTSRREKSTEKPYAPPSLNDPYSPKHQHSSTHISDFTDPGTGLNPFIDLEEGDFPNGRNVMEDERRDDFDPIMDFDPVEGEATGRKWGFDYNEKPMEKPIRRPIFEVEKNDNTPIPSTSSVQVQTTTEETLTSASDEVILQEDNLTDVEQNEKESIMFSKDTVIYASVTTAAVAAIALLVGACWWKRKLKRISHTPVEMENGELKS, from the coding sequence ATGCGTCCGACGCTGATCTCCACATTCCTAGTTATAATTGCTTTCTCGGAAGGTGTCAGTTCAACATCACGTCGGGAAAAGTCAACGGAAAAGCCGTACGCACCTCCTTCACTCAACGACCCATACTCACCCAAACATCAACATTCGTCCACACACATCAGCGACTTCACAGATCCAGGCACTGGACTCAATCCCTTCATAGATCTGGAAGAAGGCGATTTTCCCAACGGCAGAAATGTGATGGAAGATGAAAGAAGGGACGATTTCGACCCCATCATGGATTTTGACCCTGTGGAAGGAGAAGCCACTGGACGCAAGTGGGGCTTCGATTACAATGAAAAACCCATGGAGAAGCCCATCCGAAGGCCAATTTTTGAAGTGGAAAAGAATGACAACACGCCAATTCCATCAACTTCATCAGTTCAGGTACAAACCACAACAGAAGAAACTCTGACCTCTGCAAGTGATGAGGTCATTTTGCAAGAAGACAATTTGACTGATGTCGAGCAAAATGAAAAAGAGTCCATAATGTTTTCGAAAGATACGGTCATTTACGCTTCAGTAACTACAGCTGCAGTGGCAGCTATAGCTCTCCTAGTAGGAGCCTGTTGgtggaaaagaaaattgaaaagaatttcCCACACTCCAGTCGAAATGGAAAATGGTGAGCTTAAAAGTTAG